The following DNA comes from Camelina sativa cultivar DH55 chromosome 14, Cs, whole genome shotgun sequence.
aaattctgattagtttatatttaaaaaaaatatatttagtaattttcgtccataatttattagagagagaaaatattttttttcatttttctagatttttttatatttgatctgttagcgttttttattttttattttattaattaactaaaattaactaaatttttttaatgacaattgaatgtaattttttatacattttaaggttagtttcatatttgtacttcccaattaatatagtaggaagCCACAGTTTCTAAGTTTTTAACTGAATTCTTTTATCTAAACTGCagaagtaaatttttaaaaaaaatatcacaattgaGTTATTCAGATTACTCTTTTCTACAAATTGTTTGAGTATATATTTGACAAGCAACTATAATCGTCTCAACTAATTGTATCTCACAAATTTGATTTGTGATATTCAATTGCTCTTTTACCATCAAATTATGCTTTTCGGGAAGATTGATTGTTGCTTTGAAGTAGGAGTGAACAATGCGTGACAACAAACTTGTCACAAACTCATATAAGATGTTCTCACATACACAaatgaagctttttttttttttggttatacacagattttagttttttggtaTGATATCAGATGagacaaatattatttaataattaatcatcCGTTCCTTTAgatgttttatgattttcacatatatgaaaaataaacctgcaaaatcaaataaaccaattCTTGTTGTTTTCAACTCATacacagtatttttttttttttgaacaaagcaACTCATACACAGTTTAAATTTACCATTTTGGACTAATTGCTCTAATctatgtcatatatataaacataagtAATAATTTGCAAATCGTTAATTATGTAAACCCAAACAAcaaagagtttttctttttgtctcaaaaaatccccattcgtttttttttttttttttNNNNNNNNNNNNNNNNNNNNNNNNNNNNNNNNNNNNNNNNNNNNNNNNNNNNNNNNNNNNNNNNNNNNNNNNNNNNNNNNNNNNNNNNNNNNNNNNNNNNNNNNNNNNNNNNNNNNNNNNNNNNNNNNNNNNNNNNNNNNNNNNNNNNNNNNNNNNNNNNNNNNNNNNNNNNNNNNNNNNNNNNNNNNNNNNNNNNNNNNNNNNNNNNNNNNNNNNNNNNNNNNNNNNNNNNNNNNNNNNNNNNNNNNNNNNNNNNNNNNNNNNNNNNNNNNNNNNNNNNNNNNNNNNNNNNNNNNNNNNNNNNNNNNNNNNNNNNNNNNNNNNNNNNNNNNNNNNNNNNNNNNNNNNNNNNNNNNNNNNNNNNNNNNNNNNNNNNNNNNNNNNNNNNNNNNNNNNNNNNNNNNNNNNNNNNNNNNNNNNNNNNNNNNNNNNNNNNNNNNNNNNNNNNNNNNNNNNNNNNNNNNNNNNNNNNNNNNNNNNNNNNNNNNNNNNNNNNNNNNNNNNNNNNNNNNNNNNNNNNNNNNNNNNNNNNNNNNNNNNNNNNNNNNNNNNNNNNNNNNNNNNNNNNNNNNNNNNNNNNNNNNNNNNNNNNNNNNNNNNNNNNNNNNNNNNNNNNTTATGCATACACTATCCCAAAGAAGAGGATGCCTTACTATGTGCGATAACCCCCTAGCCTTATCATGCCCATCCTCAAATAGCACTTCTTGCTTAGcaaaattgtttcttttacttAATCAACCAATGATAACTTCTCAACAGTTTAAAGTTTCCTTACAAAAAGTGAAATTCTGAAGACAAAGTCGTATCATATATTATACGTGCCATCTTATTATTAGCGGTCCCCCCACTTACTTTAAAATTATGacgaaaaatataaaacaatgttatcatatatacacatacactcATGATTCATTCCCTATATGGCTATACTTAGCAATAAGGACAACATTCACAGGGTTCACTTATGAAgattattttagtaataaaaagtggacaaaacaaaacgaaattaCAACATTAAACGTGTCATACTCCCATTGCTTTGCTACCTTCTTATAATGCAAACAACTCCCCTCAAACTCTTTCCTCTATGTCCGGAGTGTTTAGCTTtctaaaaatctaaagaaactAATCAGACGATCTAGATTTTACGACAAAAAATGCCACGATCAGACCAGACCCGCGGATACTCGGATGGAGACAGCCTAGTCGGAGAGATTGTACGAGAAGAAGGCCACATTTACTCGTTAGCCGCAACTAATGATCTTTTGTACACAGGATCGGATAATAATCACATTAGGGTTTGGAAAAACTTAAACGAGTTTAGTGGGTTTAAATCGAACAGCGGACTGGTTAAAGCGATAGTGATTAGTCGGGAGGAGAAGGTGTTCACGGGTCATCAAGACGGTAAGATCCGGGTTTGGAAAACCTCTTCCAAGAACCCGCGAGTGTACACACGCGCCGGGAGCTTACCGGCTTTGAAAGACGTTTTGAAGAGTTCAGTGAAGCCGAGCAACTACGTGGAAGTGAGACGTCGTCGTACGGCGCTATGGATCAAGCATTCCGATGCCGTTTCGTGTTTGAGCTTAGTGGAAGATCAAGGGCTCTTGTACTCGGCGTCATGGGATCGGACGGTCAAGGTTTGGCGTATCCATGACTTGAAATGCATCGAGTCCATCAAAGCTCACGACGACGCAGTGAACACGGTTGCAGCCGCGGAGACCCTTGTGTTCACTGGCTCGGCCGATGGAACTGTAAAGGTATGGAAACGTGAGATCAGAGGGAAGCGTACGGCTCACTCTCTCGTCCAGACTTTGTTAAAGCAAGAATCAGCGGTTACGGCTTTGGTTGTCAGCCACGTGGCGGTTTACAGCGGTTCAAGCGACGGAGCTGTGAACTTTTGGGAGATGGGAGAGAAGAAAATCTTGAAACATTGTGGTGTATTCAAGAAACATAGACTGGCCGTGCTCTGTCTCGCTGCCGCCGGGAAAATGTTGTTTAGTGGTGCGGCGGATAAGAAGATATGTGTGTGGAAGAGGGAAGGGAAGGTTCACACGTGTGTCTCTGTGTTAACCGGTCACACCGGACCGGTTAAGTGTTTGGCGGTGGTGGAGCCAACcggaggtgaagaagaagacggaggagATGGGAGGTTGGTTGTGTATAGTGGGAGTCTTGACAAATCGGTCAAAGTTTGGAGGGTGCCACGTCATTAAATGTAGGATTTTATTCTGCTTTTGAGAGATTTGGGATTGTTTGTAggtaaataacaacaaaaaaccaaGTCAAATGATGAATTATTATGAGGTTCGTAGAGTAGGTTGAATATGATAtcttttaatagtaatttaatatctctattatacatatattattaagCTAGGGTTATCGTTtgaata
Coding sequences within:
- the LOC104742270 gene encoding E3 ubiquitin-protein ligase TRAF7-like → MPRSDQTRGYSDGDSLVGEIVREEGHIYSLAATNDLLYTGSDNNHIRVWKNLNEFSGFKSNSGLVKAIVISREEKVFTGHQDGKIRVWKTSSKNPRVYTRAGSLPALKDVLKSSVKPSNYVEVRRRRTALWIKHSDAVSCLSLVEDQGLLYSASWDRTVKVWRIHDLKCIESIKAHDDAVNTVAAAETLVFTGSADGTVKVWKREIRGKRTAHSLVQTLLKQESAVTALVVSHVAVYSGSSDGAVNFWEMGEKKILKHCGVFKKHRLAVLCLAAAGKMLFSGAADKKICVWKREGKVHTCVSVLTGHTGPVKCLAVVEPTGGEEEDGGDGRLVVYSGSLDKSVKVWRVPRH